The genomic window TCCATCCGGGGGAGCACACCGCGTCCGCCTACGAAGTGCGCAACCTGGCCGGAAAGGACTATCTGTTTTTCCAGTGGAAGAGCGGCGACTACGTCCACCTGCACCGCAAGCCCAGGTGGTACGTCCTGGTCCGGGACGAGCGCCTCGTGACCCCCGAGACGCGCGTGGAGGACAGGGTCGACTACCCCTTCGTGGACGATCCCGAGGTGCACGGAGCATGGGTCGCCGTGGACTTCGTGAGGACGCCGGAGGCGTTCGATCCCGCCCGGATCGGGCCGGCGGGGGACTTCTTCCTGAGCCGGATCGAGTTCCTGGACGGGGGGAAGACCCGTTTCGGCTTCCGGGAGAACCGGATCAGCGAGAAGTCCACGTGGACCCGGGGCCTCGTTCTGAGCGCCGCCGACAAGACCGCCTCCGCCTACCAGATCCGGCGAATGGACGGAGCAACCTATCTCTTCTTCGAATGGAAGAGCGGCGACTACACGTTCCGCGCCCAGCGGCCCCAATACTACGTTCTGCGTCGGGCAATATAGGCGACCCCGTCCATCCCCGGCGAGCATTCCTTGCCGCGTGCCGGATGATGATTACTCGACGTCCTTGACCTCCAGTTCCATTCACGCCGCCATGGGAGCCCCCGGCTCCCCCATCGGCAGGCCCGATCGTCAGGTTTTGATACCACGACTAAATTCCCAGCCGCTCCTTCAGCGGCGCAAGGAACCGCCGGCTCACCGGCACGGTCCTCCCCGTGCGCGTGCGGATGAAGGCCGCGGCGGGGTCCCGGCGGTCGATCTCGTCGATGCAGGCCAGGTTCACCAGGTACTGCTTGTGGCAGCGCACCAGGTTGGCGCCCTTGGCCTCGAGGACCGTGAGGGTGAGTTCCGTCAGGAACTCGCCCCGGGGCGTGACCACGTAGACGCCGGCTTCGGAGGAACGCACGCTCTCCACCTCGGCGGTGTCCACGAGCTTGATGTTGGGGCCGGCGATGCAGGGGATGCGGTCGATGGGGGGGCCGGCGGGTGCGGGGCGGCGGCCTTCTCCCAGGAAGCGCTTGGCGCGTTCCAGGGCCTGGGCGAGGCGGGCGGGCTCCACGGG from Geothrix sp. 21YS21S-2 includes these protein-coding regions:
- the btsR gene encoding two-component system response regulator BtsR, translating into MLRAVLVDDELHAREELEALLAETGEVTVVGTCPGAMQGLRTLRETRPDVLFLDISMPGVDGMQMLSMIEPELMPCVIFVTAYDEYALKAFDRNAIDYLLKPVEPARLAQALERAKRFLGEGRRPAPAGPPIDRIPCIAGPNIKLVDTAEVESVRSSEAGVYVVTPRGEFLTELTLTVLEAKGANLVRCHKQYLVNLACIDEIDRRDPAAAFIRTRTGRTVPVSRRFLAPLKERLGI